A single region of the Changchengzhania lutea genome encodes:
- a CDS encoding TetR/AcrR family transcriptional regulator: MKKLGVKERIIATASELFYNQGYNQTGINQIISEAGVAKASMYQHFRSKEDIAVAYLIARHSMWMGKLNDCVSIQNTSKGKVIGCFDYLIEWLNEVNFRGCGWQNIITDLPDGHEKIREQASYHKNDVRNWIHSLLKKESDYDGVQAEELGDEVLILIEGAIILSQIQKDEWPIKSAKRACVKLLA; the protein is encoded by the coding sequence ATGAAAAAATTAGGAGTTAAAGAACGGATTATAGCAACAGCTTCGGAATTATTTTATAATCAAGGCTACAATCAAACAGGTATAAATCAAATTATATCGGAAGCTGGAGTAGCTAAAGCAAGTATGTATCAGCACTTTAGATCGAAGGAGGATATTGCTGTAGCATATTTGATTGCAAGACATTCAATGTGGATGGGAAAATTAAACGATTGTGTTTCTATTCAAAACACATCAAAGGGAAAAGTAATTGGCTGTTTCGATTATTTGATAGAATGGCTCAATGAAGTTAATTTTAGAGGATGTGGCTGGCAAAATATTATTACAGACTTACCAGATGGGCATGAAAAAATTAGAGAGCAAGCAAGTTACCATAAAAATGATGTTAGAAATTGGATACATAGCCTCCTTAAAAAAGAAAGTGATTATGACGGAGTGCAGGCGGAAGAGTTAGGAGATGAAGTATTAATTCTTATTGAAGGTGCTATTATTTTATCACAGATTCAAAAAGATGAATGGCCAATTAAATCAGCGAAAAGGGCTTGCGTTAAGCTATTAGCTTAA
- a CDS encoding nuclear transport factor 2 family protein: protein MKKLVPPFTMETAKLKVQAAEDAWNSKDSEKVSMAYSIDSIWRNRDLFFKGRKAIAEFLSDKWKNELHYKLKKYLWSFTENRISVRFEYEWQNAKNGKWMRTHGNEHWEFDVDGLMKIRDMSANDIEIKESQRKFK, encoded by the coding sequence ATGAAAAAATTAGTGCCACCATTTACAATGGAAACAGCAAAACTAAAAGTGCAGGCCGCAGAAGACGCATGGAATAGTAAAGACTCAGAAAAAGTATCTATGGCTTATTCCATTGATTCTATCTGGCGAAATAGAGATTTATTCTTTAAAGGAAGAAAAGCAATAGCCGAATTTTTATCGGATAAATGGAAAAATGAGTTGCATTACAAACTGAAAAAATATTTATGGTCATTTACTGAAAACAGAATTTCAGTACGCTTTGAATATGAATGGCAAAATGCAAAAAATGGTAAATGGATGAGAACTCATGGAAATGAGCATTGGGAGTTCGATGTTGATGGTTTAATGAAGATCAGAGATATGAGTGCGAATGATATTGAAATAAAGGAATCCCAAAGAAAATTCAAATAG
- a CDS encoding carboxymuconolactone decarboxylase family protein codes for MNTLKPLSLEEANENSQAILKAVKGKIGMVPNLYATMGASDKLLGGFLTFTETLKSGEFTNKEYEAIALATSQANECAYCLSAHTTLGKMNGFTEEETLQLRYNTIEDTKLNALVTLVSEVVNQKGHPSQDAIDTFFSTGYTKTAFAELLGAVALTTITNNVYHNGGFEIDFPKAQNIEQLQEV; via the coding sequence ATGAACACATTAAAACCATTATCATTAGAAGAAGCAAACGAGAACTCACAAGCCATATTGAAAGCTGTAAAAGGTAAAATTGGTATGGTACCAAACTTATATGCAACGATGGGCGCTTCAGATAAATTATTAGGCGGATTTTTAACGTTTACAGAAACACTTAAAAGTGGTGAGTTTACAAATAAAGAGTATGAAGCTATTGCATTAGCAACATCTCAAGCAAATGAATGCGCTTACTGTTTATCAGCACATACAACATTAGGGAAAATGAACGGATTTACTGAAGAAGAAACACTTCAATTAAGATACAATACAATAGAGGATACAAAACTAAATGCATTGGTAACTTTAGTTAGTGAAGTCGTAAACCAAAAAGGTCACCCTTCTCAAGACGCAATTGATACCTTTTTTAGTACTGGATATACGAAGACTGCTTTTGCAGAATTATTAGGTGCAGTCGCTCTAACGACTATTACAAATAACGTGTATCACAATGGTGGTTTTGAAATAGATTTTCCTAAAGCACAAAACATAGAACAATTACAAGAAGTATAA
- a CDS encoding alpha/beta fold hydrolase, producing the protein MKTNLKVSVFRIALMAILSLTIYSFNTANVDLNKNEVNLEEQATFHKNVTVNGLNIFYREAGDVNKPTILLLHGYPTSSHMFRNLITDLSVQYHVLAPDYPGFGRSDQPKMKDFEYSFDNMANIVEGFLKEVKVEKYSIYLMDYGAPIGFRIAAKYPERVQSLIIQNGNAYDEGLKDFWIPIKKYWSDYTIENGKPLEGFHSPDGLKWQYTHGVQDTLKISPDNWNIDLQHLTREENNEIQLAMFYSYRTNVPLYPEWQQYFRDHQPPTLIVWGKNDYIFPADGAYPYKKDLKNLEFHLLDTGHFALEEKGDEIANYILKFLKKNNIK; encoded by the coding sequence ATGAAAACAAATTTAAAAGTATCTGTATTTAGAATTGCTTTAATGGCAATATTATCCTTAACCATTTATTCGTTTAATACGGCAAATGTGGACTTAAATAAAAATGAAGTTAATCTAGAAGAACAAGCAACCTTTCATAAAAATGTAACTGTCAATGGGCTAAACATTTTTTATCGAGAAGCTGGTGATGTAAACAAGCCAACAATATTATTATTACATGGATATCCAACATCATCGCATATGTTTCGTAATTTAATTACAGACTTGTCTGTTCAGTATCATGTTTTAGCTCCCGATTATCCTGGATTTGGTAGAAGTGATCAGCCAAAAATGAAAGACTTTGAATATTCATTTGATAATATGGCAAATATTGTAGAAGGCTTTCTAAAAGAAGTGAAAGTAGAAAAATACAGTATTTATTTAATGGATTATGGTGCTCCAATTGGCTTTAGAATTGCTGCAAAATATCCTGAGAGAGTACAATCGCTGATTATTCAAAATGGTAATGCATATGATGAAGGGCTGAAAGACTTCTGGATTCCAATAAAAAAATATTGGAGTGATTATACAATTGAAAACGGTAAGCCATTAGAAGGTTTTCACTCACCAGATGGCTTAAAATGGCAATATACACATGGTGTGCAAGACACATTAAAAATAAGTCCAGATAACTGGAATATAGATCTACAGCATTTAACAAGAGAGGAAAATAACGAGATTCAATTAGCAATGTTCTATAGCTACAGAACAAACGTGCCTTTGTATCCAGAATGGCAACAATATTTTAGAGATCATCAACCACCAACATTAATTGTTTGGGGAAAGAATGATTATATCTTCCCAGCAGATGGTGCTTATCCTTACAAAAAAGATTTAAAGAACCTAGAATTTCATTTATTGGACACAGGACATTTTGCTCTTGAAGAAAAAGGAGATGAAATCGCTAACTACATTCTTAAGTTTCTCAAGAAAAATAATATTAAATAA
- a CDS encoding DUF2938 domain-containing protein, protein MKIINWKYSILAGFLGTILFDLVGLLITGNWWDIPGILGAKTGLGLAYGVIGHYGNGILLAILFAGIAPSLWGPKWIRPLIFVAAETVALVWLFMLPLLGAGIAGTDMSPMMPVITLLRHFAYAVPLIFLIQYDYKAIISK, encoded by the coding sequence ATGAAAATAATAAATTGGAAATACTCAATACTAGCAGGGTTCTTAGGAACAATTCTATTTGACCTTGTCGGATTATTAATAACTGGAAACTGGTGGGACATTCCTGGTATTTTAGGAGCAAAAACGGGATTAGGTTTAGCTTATGGAGTCATAGGACATTATGGGAACGGAATATTACTCGCCATATTATTTGCAGGGATAGCGCCTTCTCTATGGGGTCCAAAATGGATTAGACCATTAATTTTTGTAGCTGCTGAGACAGTCGCCTTAGTATGGCTTTTTATGCTTCCTTTATTAGGAGCTGGAATAGCTGGTACAGATATGTCACCGATGATGCCAGTAATTACATTATTACGTCATTTTGCCTATGCAGTGCCTTTGATCTTTTTAATCCAGTATGATTATAAAGCAATTATAAGTAAATAA
- a CDS encoding carboxymuconolactone decarboxylase family protein, protein MIPNMYAGMANNTALLEGYFYAYNSFRANSGFSSREQEVIFLSVAYENDCDYCMAAHSFVADNWSKVPVEVTNAIRSNSEVPNENLKALSIFSRQMTEKRGLPSEDDINNFLSAGYTEENILGVISGIGVKTMSNYFNHMYKTTVDEAFQGRAWKKS, encoded by the coding sequence ATGATTCCCAATATGTATGCAGGTATGGCAAATAACACAGCTTTATTAGAGGGTTATTTTTATGCATACAATTCATTTAGAGCAAATTCAGGATTTTCATCTAGAGAGCAAGAAGTTATTTTCCTTTCTGTGGCTTATGAAAATGACTGTGATTATTGTATGGCTGCGCACAGTTTTGTTGCAGACAATTGGAGTAAAGTACCTGTTGAAGTGACAAATGCTATTAGGAGTAATTCAGAAGTCCCGAATGAAAATCTGAAAGCATTGAGCATCTTTTCTAGACAGATGACAGAAAAAAGAGGACTTCCTTCCGAAGATGATATTAATAATTTTCTAAGTGCTGGTTATACTGAAGAAAACATTTTAGGAGTAATTTCTGGCATAGGGGTTAAAACCATGAGTAATTATTTTAATCATATGTATAAAACAACAGTAGATGAGGCTTTTCAAGGGCGAGCTTGGAAAAAGTCATAA
- a CDS encoding nucleoside deaminase: MRTHIHHMKKCIDLGKEAMLDGNPPVGSILVKNDQIIGLGKEAGKSLNDVTKHAEIEAIKDALANSYQSLSDATLYTTHEPCIMCSYVIRHHHIKTIVYGTKSKYVGGSSSSFKILETNSIPGWKKPPELIEGVLENDCLKLSETYNLLINK, encoded by the coding sequence ATGAGAACACATATTCATCATATGAAAAAGTGTATTGATTTAGGTAAGGAAGCCATGTTGGATGGTAATCCACCTGTTGGATCAATACTGGTAAAGAATGATCAAATAATTGGACTTGGTAAAGAAGCAGGGAAATCTCTTAATGATGTTACTAAACATGCTGAGATTGAAGCCATAAAAGATGCCCTTGCCAACAGCTATCAATCATTAAGCGACGCCACTCTTTACACAACTCATGAACCATGTATCATGTGTTCTTATGTAATAAGACACCACCATATTAAAACCATTGTGTATGGAACAAAATCTAAATATGTTGGCGGTTCAAGCTCGAGCTTCAAAATATTAGAAACAAATAGTATTCCTGGTTGGAAAAAACCACCAGAACTAATTGAAGGTGTATTAGAAAACGATTGTCTCAAACTTTCTGAAACATATAATCTATTAATTAACAAGTAA
- a CDS encoding pyridoxamine 5'-phosphate oxidase family protein, protein MAKNFAEIAFTDAVKKLQEQHGSRKAYERMEKFSVIDGLTENEISFIKNQNSFYLASIGVKAFPYIQHRGGSKGFLKVLDSKRIGFIDFVGNKQYVSVGNMVTNNNVSLIMIDYPTRTRLKIYAKSEVIELKVKPELYELLDLDDYKFRPERMMIFHIEAYDWNCPQHITPRYTVDEINEAFLPQQEYITSLEEEIKVLKEKIKF, encoded by the coding sequence ATGGCTAAAAATTTTGCGGAAATAGCATTTACCGATGCAGTAAAAAAACTGCAGGAACAACATGGAAGTCGCAAGGCTTACGAGCGCATGGAGAAATTCAGCGTGATTGATGGATTGACTGAAAATGAAATATCATTTATTAAAAATCAAAACAGTTTTTATTTAGCTTCAATAGGTGTTAAAGCGTTCCCTTATATACAGCATCGCGGCGGATCAAAGGGATTTTTAAAAGTACTGGACTCTAAGCGAATAGGTTTTATTGATTTTGTAGGAAACAAACAATATGTTTCCGTAGGAAATATGGTAACCAATAATAATGTTTCACTTATTATGATAGATTATCCAACGAGAACACGACTTAAAATTTATGCCAAATCTGAAGTCATTGAGCTTAAAGTTAAGCCAGAACTATACGAATTGCTAGATTTAGATGATTATAAATTCCGTCCAGAACGCATGATGATATTTCACATTGAAGCCTACGATTGGAATTGTCCTCAACATATTACACCTAGATATACTGTTGATGAAATAAATGAAGCTTTTTTACCTCAACAAGAATATATTACCTCATTAGAAGAAGAAATTAAAGTACTAAAAGAAAAAATCAAATTTTAA